The following proteins are co-located in the Pseudomonas antarctica genome:
- a CDS encoding ABC transporter ATP-binding protein: MSFISVNNVWQRYGDQVVLEGLNLQVDEGEFCTLVGTSGCGKSTFLRLLLGQETASKGQILLDGQALAAEPDASRGVVFQRYSVFPHLTVLDNVALGLELPRSPLLGRLFGSAKHHAREQAAALLLKVGLGHALDKYPAQLSGGMQQRLAIAQALIMKPRVLLLDEPFGALDPGIRKDMHQLLLALWRETRLTVFMVTHDLSEGFSLGTRLLVFDKVRLDPHAPGAYGARITYDIPLNSERRKALAAELGATSK, translated from the coding sequence ATGAGCTTTATCAGCGTCAACAATGTGTGGCAGCGCTATGGCGACCAGGTCGTACTTGAAGGGCTCAACCTGCAGGTCGATGAGGGTGAGTTCTGCACGCTGGTCGGCACCTCGGGCTGCGGTAAATCCACCTTCCTGCGCCTGCTGCTGGGCCAGGAAACTGCGAGCAAGGGCCAGATTCTGCTGGATGGCCAGGCGCTCGCCGCCGAGCCGGATGCGAGCCGTGGCGTGGTGTTCCAGCGCTACTCTGTGTTCCCGCATTTGACCGTGCTGGATAACGTCGCCCTCGGCCTTGAGCTGCCCCGCTCGCCGTTGCTGGGGCGGCTGTTCGGCAGCGCCAAACACCACGCACGGGAACAGGCTGCGGCACTGCTGCTCAAGGTCGGCCTGGGCCACGCGCTGGACAAATACCCGGCGCAGCTCTCCGGCGGCATGCAACAACGCCTGGCCATCGCCCAGGCCCTGATCATGAAACCTCGTGTATTGCTGCTGGACGAACCCTTCGGCGCCCTCGACCCGGGCATTCGTAAAGACATGCACCAGTTGCTGCTGGCGCTGTGGCGCGAAACCCGGCTGACGGTGTTCATGGTCACCCACGACCTGAGTGAAGGCTTCAGCCTCGGCACGCGCTTGCTGGTGTTCGACAAGGTTCGCCTCGACCCCCACGCCCCCGGCGCCTATGGCGCCCGCATCACCTACGACATCCCTTTGAACAGCGAGCGC
- a CDS encoding ABC transporter permease, translating into MRLINRHPERSSRLLLVMLPFALLLFAYFLGSAERLADNPNDKLLPSAVQMGDAIKRLAFSADTRTGEYVLWQDSASSLRRLAIGLGISALAGLCLGIAAGTLPLFGAPLSPLLTVLSMVPPLAILPILFIVFGLGELSKVMLIVIGITPALARDLEQRAREIPVELLVKAQTLGASTWTLMLRVVLPQLLPRLLISLRLMLGSAWLFLIAAEAIASTDGLGYRIFLVRRYLAMDVILPYVVWITLLAWLMDWGLKTLTRRAFPWYEGARA; encoded by the coding sequence ATGCGCCTGATCAACCGTCACCCGGAACGCTCCAGCCGCCTGTTGTTGGTGATGCTGCCGTTCGCCCTGCTGCTGTTCGCCTACTTTTTGGGCTCGGCCGAGCGCCTGGCGGACAACCCCAACGACAAGCTGCTGCCCAGCGCCGTACAAATGGGCGACGCCATAAAGCGCCTGGCGTTCAGCGCCGACACCCGCACCGGTGAATACGTGCTGTGGCAAGACAGCGCGTCGAGCCTGCGCCGCCTGGCCATCGGCCTGGGTATCAGTGCCCTCGCCGGCCTGTGCCTGGGCATCGCCGCCGGAACGCTGCCGCTGTTTGGCGCGCCGTTGTCGCCGCTGCTCACGGTGCTGTCGATGGTGCCGCCGCTGGCGATCCTGCCGATTCTGTTCATCGTGTTCGGGTTGGGGGAATTGTCCAAGGTGATGCTGATCGTCATCGGCATCACACCGGCCCTGGCGCGCGATCTGGAACAGCGCGCCCGGGAAATTCCCGTCGAGTTGCTGGTCAAGGCGCAGACCCTCGGCGCCTCCACCTGGACTTTGATGCTGCGCGTGGTGCTCCCGCAATTGCTACCGCGCCTGCTGATCTCACTGCGGTTGATGCTCGGCTCGGCGTGGTTGTTCCTGATCGCCGCCGAAGCCATCGCTTCCACCGACGGTTTGGGCTACCGGATTTTCCTGGTGCGCCGCTACCTGGCGATGGACGTGATTTTGCCTTACGTGGTGTGGATCACCCTGCTCGCCTGGCTGATGGACTGGGGCCTCAAAACCCTGACCCGGCGTGCGTTCCCCTGGTACGAAGGAGCGCGGGCATGA
- a CDS encoding putative urea ABC transporter substrate-binding protein, producing the protein MPSIRLPALLAAAFAALMSVHTQAAPKDHFSVCWTIYAGWMPWEYAGSQGILDKWAKKYGIKIDMVQLNDYVESINQYTAGQFDGCTMTNMDALTIPAAGGVDSTALVVSDFSNGNDGVVIKGTGKTVADLKGMNVNLVELSVSHYLLARALESADLTEKDLKVVNTSDADIAAAFNTDQVQAVTTWNPMLSEIKAKPGVTEVFDSSKVPGEIMDMMVVNTQTLKDNPKLGKALTGAWFEVVALMNAKNAASTDALEHMAKASGTDLKGFQSQLDTTKLFATPKEALAFATSAQLPATMRKVAEFSFEHGLLGEGAKDTSAVGMSFANGVTSGDKTNLKLQFDPRYVQMAADGTL; encoded by the coding sequence ATGCCCTCAATCCGTTTACCCGCCCTGCTCGCCGCCGCCTTTGCCGCCTTGATGAGCGTTCACACCCAAGCCGCCCCCAAAGACCACTTCAGTGTGTGCTGGACCATCTACGCCGGTTGGATGCCGTGGGAGTACGCCGGCAGCCAAGGCATCCTCGACAAGTGGGCCAAGAAGTACGGCATCAAGATCGACATGGTGCAGCTCAATGACTATGTCGAATCCATCAACCAGTACACCGCCGGCCAGTTCGACGGCTGCACCATGACCAACATGGACGCCCTGACCATTCCTGCCGCCGGAGGCGTGGACAGCACCGCGCTGGTGGTCAGCGACTTCTCCAACGGCAACGATGGCGTGGTGATCAAGGGCACCGGCAAGACCGTGGCGGACCTCAAGGGCATGAACGTCAACCTGGTGGAACTCTCGGTGTCCCACTACCTGCTGGCCCGCGCCCTGGAGTCGGCCGATCTCACCGAAAAAGACTTGAAAGTAGTCAACACCTCCGACGCCGATATCGCCGCGGCCTTCAACACCGACCAGGTGCAAGCCGTCACCACCTGGAACCCGATGCTCTCTGAGATCAAGGCCAAACCGGGCGTCACCGAAGTGTTCGACTCCAGCAAAGTGCCCGGCGAAATCATGGACATGATGGTGGTCAACACCCAGACCCTCAAAGACAACCCCAAGCTGGGCAAAGCGTTGACCGGCGCCTGGTTCGAAGTGGTTGCGCTGATGAACGCCAAAAACGCTGCCAGCACCGACGCGCTGGAGCACATGGCCAAAGCCTCCGGCACCGACCTCAAGGGTTTCCAGTCGCAACTGGACACCACCAAGCTGTTCGCCACGCCCAAGGAAGCCCTGGCCTTCGCCACCAGCGCGCAGTTGCCCGCCACCATGCGCAAGGTCGCCGAGTTCTCGTTTGAACACGGCCTGCTCGGCGAAGGTGCCAAGGACACCAGCGCCGTGGGCATGAGCTTCGCCAACGGCGTGACCAGCGGCGACAAAACCAACCTCAAGCTGCAGTTCGACCCCCGCTACGTGCAGATGGCCGCCGACGGCACGCTGTAA
- a CDS encoding DUF3757 domain-containing protein, with product MIKQLVCAVFFTTAGITPLKAEQGCPYPSSIKYADGYFQASSGQSLWQSPKVDVDDFADRFIGALFTPGKGQERENGHLDKCLYRMGNGQMMALRYDTPGKLDTMSLTATLHWQLTTDPLNQDVYICQDSQPDNCSFTVRRLH from the coding sequence ATGATCAAACAATTAGTGTGTGCAGTCTTTTTTACGACAGCCGGGATTACACCGCTCAAGGCAGAGCAGGGCTGTCCGTATCCCTCATCGATCAAATATGCGGACGGTTATTTCCAAGCCTCCAGCGGGCAGTCACTCTGGCAAAGCCCCAAGGTCGACGTGGATGATTTTGCCGATCGTTTCATTGGCGCACTCTTCACGCCGGGCAAAGGGCAGGAGCGGGAAAACGGCCACCTGGACAAGTGCCTATACCGCATGGGCAACGGCCAGATGATGGCTTTGCGGTATGACACGCCGGGGAAGCTCGACACCATGTCACTCACGGCCACTTTGCATTGGCAACTCACCACTGATCCGTTGAATCAGGACGTCTACATCTGCCAGGACAGCCAGCCGGACAATTGTTCATTCACGGTCAGGCGGCTGCACTGA
- a CDS encoding enoyl-CoA hydratase/isomerase family protein, which yields MNLHFEELTGSDGARLGIASLDAEKSLNALSLPMILALSDRLDAWAKDPNIVCVLLRGNGPKAFCAGGEVRSLAEACRELPGEVPALAAQFFAAEYRLDYRLHTYPKPLICWGHGYVLGGGMGLLQSASVRIVTPSSRLAMPEISIGLYPDVGASWFLSRLPGKLGLFLGLTGAHINGRDALDLGLADRFLRDDQQEELIEGLLQLNWQEQTAMQLNSLLKALAQEAVSQQPEAQWLPRRAQIDEWLDVGDVQSAWRALSPLREHADPLFSRAGKTLSEGCPLTAHLVWEQIQRARHLSLAQVFQMEYTLSLNCCRYPEFSEGVRARLIDKDQQPHWHWPDINTVPDAVVQAHFTKAWEGRNPLADLSDY from the coding sequence ATGAACCTGCACTTCGAAGAGCTGACCGGCAGCGACGGTGCCCGCCTCGGCATCGCCAGCCTGGACGCTGAAAAGTCCCTCAATGCGCTCTCCTTGCCCATGATCCTGGCCTTGAGCGATCGCCTGGATGCCTGGGCCAAAGACCCGAATATCGTCTGCGTGCTGCTACGCGGCAATGGGCCAAAAGCCTTTTGCGCCGGCGGTGAAGTCCGCAGCCTGGCCGAGGCCTGCCGTGAACTCCCCGGCGAAGTGCCTGCCCTGGCCGCGCAGTTCTTCGCTGCCGAATACCGCCTCGACTATCGCCTGCATACCTACCCAAAACCACTGATTTGCTGGGGCCACGGCTATGTGTTGGGCGGTGGCATGGGCCTGCTGCAAAGCGCGTCGGTGCGTATCGTCACACCGAGCAGCCGCCTGGCCATGCCCGAGATCAGCATCGGCCTGTACCCGGATGTCGGGGCCAGTTGGTTCCTGTCGCGGCTGCCGGGCAAACTCGGTTTATTCCTTGGCCTCACCGGTGCGCACATCAATGGTCGTGATGCGCTGGACCTGGGCCTGGCTGACCGTTTCCTGCGCGATGACCAGCAAGAAGAATTGATCGAAGGCCTGCTGCAACTGAACTGGCAGGAACAAACCGCCATGCAGCTCAACAGCCTGCTCAAGGCGCTGGCCCAGGAAGCCGTCAGCCAGCAACCCGAGGCGCAATGGTTACCACGCCGTGCGCAAATCGATGAATGGCTCGATGTGGGTGATGTGCAGAGTGCCTGGCGAGCCTTGAGCCCGTTGCGCGAACATGCCGACCCACTCTTCAGCCGCGCCGGCAAGACACTCAGTGAAGGTTGCCCGCTGACTGCGCACCTGGTGTGGGAACAGATCCAGCGGGCTCGGCACCTGTCTTTGGCCCAAGTGTTCCAGATGGAATACACCCTGAGTCTCAATTGCTGCCGTTACCCGGAGTTCAGCGAAGGCGTGCGGGCGCGTTTGATCGACAAGGACCAGCAGCCCCATTGGCATTGGCCCGATATCAACACAGTCCCGGACGCCGTAGTCCAGGCGCACTTTACCAAGGCGTGGGAAGGCAGAAACCCACTGGCCGACTTATCAGACTACTGA
- the ung gene encoding uracil-DNA glycosylase: MTEGDRIKLEPSWKHALRDEFDKPYMAELREFLRQEHAAGKEIYPPGPLIFNALNSTPLDKVKVVILGQDPYHGPGQAHGLCFSVQPGVPTPPSLVNIYKELKRDLNIDIPNHGCLQSWADQGVLMLNTTMTVERATANAHAGKGWQFFTDRVIEVVSEHQPHLVFLLWGAHAQGKQKLVDATKHLVLTSVHPSPLSAYRGFLGCGHFSRTNKFLEQNGEAPIEWRLPPL, translated from the coding sequence ATGACCGAAGGCGACCGTATCAAACTCGAACCCAGCTGGAAACATGCCCTGCGGGATGAGTTCGACAAGCCCTACATGGCCGAACTGCGCGAATTCCTGCGCCAGGAGCATGCCGCCGGCAAAGAGATTTACCCGCCGGGTCCGCTGATTTTCAATGCGCTTAACTCCACGCCGCTGGACAAGGTCAAGGTGGTGATCCTCGGCCAAGACCCGTACCACGGCCCTGGCCAGGCCCATGGTCTGTGTTTTTCGGTGCAACCGGGTGTGCCGACGCCGCCGTCCCTGGTGAATATTTACAAAGAGCTCAAGCGCGACCTGAACATCGACATTCCCAACCACGGTTGCCTGCAAAGCTGGGCCGATCAGGGCGTGCTGATGCTCAACACCACCATGACCGTGGAGCGCGCCACTGCCAACGCGCATGCGGGTAAAGGCTGGCAGTTCTTTACCGACCGAGTTATCGAAGTGGTCAGTGAGCACCAGCCGCACCTGGTGTTCCTGTTGTGGGGTGCCCACGCGCAGGGCAAACAAAAGCTGGTGGATGCGACCAAACACCTGGTGCTGACGTCAGTGCATCCGTCGCCGCTTTCGGCGTATCGCGGGTTTCTGGGGTGCGGGCATTTCAGCCGGACCAACAAGTTTCTTGAGCAGAATGGTGAGGCGCCGATTGAGTGGCGGTTGCCGCCACTCTAA
- a CDS encoding AbrB family transcriptional regulator: MSEVTFKQWWATPLVGLAGGYLASLVGWPLPYMVGSLLAIILVRCLTPWQLAEIPGGRKCGQWVVGIGIGLHFTPVVIEQVMSHFGLIFFGALITSVSSIVGVWLMRRSGEDRATAFFSSMPGGSGEMVNLGARNGAVLSRVAAGQSLRVLVVVLCVPAIFKYLLEGGAPQFHPAPVSWTWLALLFPLGALVAWGWQRLRQPNPWLFGPLLVSATASVVWDLHIGLPDGGSQIGQWLIGSGLGCHFNRQFFRRAPSFMARTLVGTALTMALATLAAVGLSALTQLDLRSLTLGMMPGGIAEMSLTAETLQLSVPLVTAMQVMRLLFVLFLAEPLFRHWNRQPE; the protein is encoded by the coding sequence ATGTCTGAGGTCACCTTTAAACAATGGTGGGCAACACCGCTGGTCGGCCTGGCCGGCGGTTACCTGGCCAGCCTCGTCGGCTGGCCTTTGCCGTATATGGTCGGCTCGTTGCTGGCGATCATTCTGGTGCGCTGCCTGACGCCGTGGCAGTTGGCGGAGATTCCCGGCGGGCGCAAATGCGGCCAATGGGTGGTGGGCATCGGCATCGGCCTGCACTTCACCCCGGTGGTGATCGAGCAGGTGATGAGCCACTTCGGCCTGATTTTCTTCGGCGCGCTGATCACCAGCGTGTCGAGCATCGTCGGCGTGTGGTTGATGCGCCGCAGCGGTGAAGACCGCGCCACTGCGTTTTTCTCCAGCATGCCGGGCGGCTCCGGGGAGATGGTCAACCTCGGCGCACGCAACGGCGCGGTGCTCAGCCGTGTCGCGGCAGGGCAGAGTTTGCGCGTGCTGGTGGTGGTGCTGTGTGTGCCGGCGATTTTCAAGTATTTGCTGGAAGGCGGTGCGCCGCAGTTTCATCCGGCGCCCGTGAGCTGGACGTGGCTGGCGCTACTGTTTCCGCTTGGCGCACTGGTGGCCTGGGGCTGGCAGCGTTTGCGCCAGCCCAACCCGTGGTTGTTCGGGCCGCTGCTGGTAAGCGCGACTGCCAGTGTTGTCTGGGACTTGCATATCGGCTTGCCCGACGGCGGCAGCCAGATCGGTCAATGGCTGATCGGCAGCGGTTTGGGCTGCCACTTCAACCGTCAGTTCTTTCGTCGGGCACCGTCGTTCATGGCCCGTACGCTGGTAGGTACGGCGTTGACAATGGCGCTGGCGACATTGGCGGCAGTGGGCTTGAGCGCCCTGACGCAGTTGGACTTGCGCTCACTGACGCTGGGCATGATGCCGGGCGGCATTGCCGAAATGAGCCTCACCGCCGAGACCCTGCAACTGTCGGTGCCTTTGGTAACGGCGATGCAGGTCATGCGCTTGTTGTTTGTGCTGTTTCTGGCGGAGCCGCTGTTCCGGCACTGGAACCGCCAGCCGGAATAA
- a CDS encoding tripartite tricarboxylate transporter permease: MDTFSYLGQGFGVALTPYNLVTALCGTLIGTVVGLLPGLGPINGVALLIPIAFALGLPPESALILLAAVYLGCEYGGRISSILLNIPGEASTVMTTLDGYPMARKGLAGVALSLSAWSSFIGAFIATCGMVLFAPLLAKWAIAFGPAEYFVLMVFAIVCLGGMAGDKPLKTFVAALIGLFLSAVGIDANSGVYRFTGDNIHLTDGIQFVVLVLGLFSISEILLLLEKTHRGQEAVKATGRMMFNLKEASSVFVVNIRCGLLGFIMGVLPGAGATLASAVAYMTEKRLAGASGKFGQGDMRGLAAPETAIGASACGALVPMLTLGVPGSGTTAVMIGALSLYNITPGPLLFQQQPDIVWGLIASLFVANIMLVILNIPMIRIFTRILAVPNWALVPVIAIITAIGVYAVHATTFDLFLMVGIGIFGYLLRKLDFPLSPVLLGFILGGLMEQNLRRALSISNGALDILWSSPITFGVWVLTVLMLAFPLVRIYRKRALQRRALADV; encoded by the coding sequence ATGGATACGTTCAGCTATTTGGGCCAGGGCTTCGGCGTTGCACTGACCCCTTATAACCTGGTGACCGCCCTGTGCGGCACCTTGATCGGCACCGTGGTCGGCCTGCTGCCGGGCCTGGGCCCGATCAACGGCGTGGCCTTGTTGATCCCCATCGCGTTCGCCCTGGGCCTGCCGCCGGAATCGGCGTTGATCCTGCTGGCAGCGGTGTACCTGGGCTGCGAGTACGGCGGCCGTATCAGTTCGATCCTGTTGAACATCCCTGGCGAAGCCTCCACCGTGATGACCACCCTCGACGGCTACCCGATGGCCCGCAAAGGCCTGGCCGGTGTAGCGCTGTCGTTGTCGGCATGGAGTTCATTCATCGGCGCGTTCATCGCCACCTGCGGCATGGTGCTGTTTGCGCCTTTGTTGGCCAAATGGGCGATTGCCTTCGGCCCGGCGGAATATTTCGTACTGATGGTCTTCGCGATTGTCTGCCTCGGCGGCATGGCCGGTGACAAACCGCTGAAGACATTTGTTGCAGCGCTGATCGGCCTGTTCCTCTCGGCCGTCGGTATCGACGCCAACAGCGGCGTGTACCGCTTTACCGGCGACAACATCCACCTCACCGATGGCATTCAATTTGTGGTGTTGGTGCTGGGCCTGTTCTCCATCAGCGAGATTCTTTTGCTGCTGGAAAAAACCCACCGTGGCCAGGAAGCGGTGAAGGCCACTGGGCGGATGATGTTCAACCTGAAGGAAGCTTCCTCGGTGTTCGTGGTTAACATCCGCTGCGGCCTGCTGGGCTTCATCATGGGCGTATTGCCAGGTGCCGGTGCAACGCTGGCGTCAGCAGTTGCCTACATGACCGAGAAACGCCTGGCCGGTGCCAGCGGTAAATTCGGCCAGGGTGACATGCGCGGCCTCGCTGCGCCGGAAACCGCGATCGGCGCTTCCGCGTGCGGCGCGCTGGTGCCGATGCTGACCCTGGGCGTGCCAGGTTCGGGCACCACGGCGGTGATGATCGGCGCCCTGTCGCTGTACAACATCACCCCCGGCCCACTGCTGTTCCAACAACAGCCGGACATCGTCTGGGGCCTGATCGCTTCGTTGTTTGTCGCCAACATCATGCTGGTGATCCTCAACATCCCGATGATCCGCATCTTCACGCGCATCCTCGCCGTGCCGAACTGGGCGCTGGTGCCAGTGATCGCCATCATCACCGCGATCGGTGTGTACGCGGTTCACGCCACCACCTTCGACCTGTTCCTGATGGTCGGCATCGGCATCTTCGGCTACCTCCTGCGCAAGCTGGACTTCCCGCTGTCGCCGGTGCTGCTGGGCTTTATCCTCGGTGGCCTGATGGAGCAAAACCTGCGCCGTGCACTGTCGATCTCCAACGGTGCGCTGGACATCCTCTGGTCAAGCCCGATCACGTTCGGGGTGTGGGTGCTGACCGTGCTGATGCTGGCCTTCCCGCTGGTGCGTATCTACCGTAAACGTGCCCTGCAGCGTCGTGCCCTGGCCGATGTCTGA
- a CDS encoding tripartite tricarboxylate transporter TctB family protein, with protein MLLQRIFASVMLLACAGLALMAWPYQAAFSYEPVGPRAYPLLMLGLMSLGLIYMLFRPQPTKHTEEEPALDRDTLVKIGICVTLLIVFAATFESLGFILSSMLIGIPMARLYGGRWLPSVVIVTLMAIGLYLLFDKAMDVPLPLGLLEVLEN; from the coding sequence ATGCTCTTACAACGCATTTTCGCCTCGGTGATGCTGCTGGCCTGCGCCGGTCTCGCGCTGATGGCCTGGCCGTATCAGGCGGCATTTTCCTACGAGCCGGTCGGGCCTCGTGCCTACCCACTGCTGATGCTCGGGCTGATGAGCCTGGGCCTGATCTACATGCTGTTCCGCCCACAACCGACCAAGCACACCGAGGAAGAACCCGCCCTGGACCGCGACACGCTGGTCAAGATCGGTATCTGCGTCACGTTGTTGATCGTGTTTGCCGCGACCTTCGAGTCCCTGGGTTTCATCCTCAGCAGCATGCTGATCGGCATCCCGATGGCACGCCTGTATGGCGGCCGCTGGTTGCCGAGCGTGGTGATCGTCACCTTGATGGCTATCGGCCTTTACCTGCTGTTCGATAAAGCCATGGATGTACCGCTGCCCCTCGGCCTGCTTGAAGTTCTGGAGAACTGA
- a CDS encoding Bug family tripartite tricarboxylate transporter substrate binding protein encodes MTYSLRKLALAAGCMLFAGQLLATDEPKRPECIAPASPGGGFDLTCKLAQSALVNEKLLSKPMRVTYMPGGVGAVAYNAVVAQRPADAGTLVAWSSGSLLNLAQGKFGRFDESAVRWLAAVGTSYGAIAVKSDSPYKTLDDLVKALKKDPGSVVIGSGGTVGSQDWMQTALIAKAAGINPRELRYVALEGGGEIATALLGGHIQVGSTDISDSMPHILSGDMRLLAVFAEERLDEPEMKNIPTAKEQGYDIVWPVVRGFYLGPKVSDADYAWWKDAFDKLLASEDFAKLRDQRELFPFALTGPELDTYVKKQVADYKVLAKEFGLIQ; translated from the coding sequence ATGACCTATTCACTGCGTAAATTGGCCCTCGCCGCCGGCTGCATGCTGTTCGCCGGCCAACTGCTGGCCACCGACGAACCCAAACGCCCGGAGTGCATCGCCCCGGCCTCGCCCGGCGGTGGTTTTGACCTGACCTGCAAACTGGCGCAAAGCGCGCTGGTCAACGAGAAGTTGCTGAGCAAGCCGATGCGCGTCACCTACATGCCCGGCGGCGTGGGCGCGGTGGCCTATAACGCGGTGGTAGCACAGCGCCCGGCGGATGCGGGCACGCTGGTGGCCTGGTCCAGCGGTTCACTGTTGAACCTGGCCCAAGGCAAATTCGGTCGTTTCGATGAAAGCGCCGTGCGTTGGTTGGCGGCGGTGGGCACCAGTTACGGTGCCATTGCCGTCAAAAGCGATTCGCCCTACAAGACCCTCGACGATCTCGTAAAAGCCTTGAAGAAAGATCCAGGCAGCGTAGTGATCGGTTCCGGTGGCACCGTCGGCAGCCAGGACTGGATGCAAACCGCACTGATTGCCAAGGCCGCCGGGATCAACCCGCGTGAACTGCGCTATGTGGCCCTCGAAGGCGGCGGCGAAATCGCCACCGCCCTGCTCGGTGGCCATATCCAGGTGGGCAGTACCGACATTTCCGACTCCATGCCGCACATCCTCAGCGGCGACATGCGCCTGCTCGCCGTGTTCGCCGAAGAGCGCCTGGACGAGCCGGAAATGAAGAATATTCCTACCGCCAAAGAGCAAGGCTACGACATCGTCTGGCCGGTAGTTCGCGGCTTCTACCTCGGGCCAAAAGTCAGCGACGCCGACTACGCCTGGTGGAAAGACGCGTTCGACAAACTGCTGGCCTCCGAAGACTTCGCCAAGCTGCGTGACCAGCGCGAGCTGTTCCCGTTCGCCCTGACCGGCCCGGAGCTGGACACCTACGTGAAGAAACAGGTGGCTGACTACAAAGTGCTGGCCAAAGAGTTCGGCCTGATCCAGTAA
- a CDS encoding OprD family porin produces the protein MLSTQPQACPPVRFSRLAHTALASATALAGFSPLSQAAFFEDSSGTLETRNMYFNRDFRDGTSAQQSKRDEWAQGFMLNLQSGYTDGTVGFGVDALGMLGVKLDSSPDRTGSGLLPTDNGRAVDEYSKLGLTGKVKISATELKIGALIPELPILKPNDGRILPQTFNGGLLTSKEFKNLVFTGGRLDKAKDRDSTDYEDIALNNKNSRFVSGATGKHFNFGGVDYKFADKITGSYHFAQLDDVYRQHFLGLVASRPMGPGTFGADLRLAISDDTGSARGGKIDNKSLNGLFSYALNGHKLSAGYQHMSGDSAFPYVDGSDPYLVNFVQINDFAGAEERSWQARYDYDFAKLGIPGLSFMSRYLSGDNIKLRNGETGKEWERNSEIRYIVQSGTFKDVALRLRNATYRSNYSARDADEVRVLVSYSLALW, from the coding sequence ATGCTGTCGACACAGCCCCAGGCTTGCCCGCCTGTTCGTTTTTCTCGCCTTGCCCACACCGCCCTTGCCAGTGCCACTGCCCTTGCCGGCTTCTCGCCGCTGAGCCAGGCTGCCTTCTTCGAAGACAGCAGCGGCACCCTGGAAACCCGCAACATGTACTTCAACCGCGACTTTCGCGACGGCACCAGTGCGCAGCAATCCAAGCGCGATGAATGGGCCCAGGGCTTTATGCTTAACCTGCAATCGGGCTACACCGACGGCACCGTCGGCTTCGGCGTGGATGCATTGGGCATGCTCGGCGTCAAGCTCGACTCCAGCCCCGACCGCACCGGCTCTGGCTTGCTGCCCACCGACAATGGTCGGGCTGTCGACGAATACTCCAAACTTGGCCTGACCGGTAAAGTGAAGATCTCCGCCACCGAGCTCAAAATCGGCGCGCTGATCCCCGAACTGCCGATCCTCAAGCCCAATGACGGGCGCATTCTGCCGCAGACCTTCAACGGCGGATTGCTCACGTCCAAAGAATTCAAGAACCTGGTGTTTACCGGTGGCCGCCTGGACAAAGCCAAGGACCGCGACTCCACCGACTACGAAGACATCGCCCTCAACAACAAGAACAGCCGCTTCGTCAGCGGCGCCACCGGCAAGCACTTCAACTTCGGTGGCGTGGACTACAAATTCGCCGACAAGATCACCGGCAGCTACCACTTCGCCCAACTCGACGACGTCTACCGCCAGCACTTCCTCGGCCTGGTGGCCTCACGCCCGATGGGCCCTGGCACCTTCGGCGCCGACCTGCGCCTGGCCATCAGCGATGACACCGGCAGCGCCCGTGGCGGCAAGATCGACAACAAATCCCTCAACGGTCTGTTCAGCTATGCCCTCAACGGCCACAAGCTCAGCGCCGGCTACCAGCACATGTCTGGCGATAGCGCCTTTCCCTACGTGGATGGGAGCGATCCGTACCTTGTCAACTTCGTGCAGATCAACGACTTTGCCGGCGCCGAAGAACGCTCCTGGCAAGCGCGCTACGACTACGATTTCGCCAAGCTCGGGATTCCCGGCCTGAGTTTCATGAGCCGTTACCTGTCGGGTGACAACATCAAGCTCAGGAACGGTGAGACCGGCAAAGAGTGGGAACGCAACAGCGAGATCCGCTACATCGTGCAAAGCGGCACATTCAAGGATGTCGCCCTGCGCCTGCGTAACGCCACGTACCGTTCCAACTATTCGGCCCGTGATGCGGATGAAGTACGCGTGCTGGTGAGTTATAGCCTCGCACTTTGGTAA